A single region of the Leptothrix cholodnii SP-6 genome encodes:
- a CDS encoding AI-2E family transporter produces the protein MPERTTPRWLHRTVVAGLLGALLLVGFVVMRPFLVSIAWAAILVYVSWPLHVRTLALLRGHRAWAALAMSGVLTLTLGVTLLWLGLLLRGELILAFREVTALLQTGPHLPEPIARIPLLGPWLQERLAEFGGDRAALKLQLTELAEQWAGRTLRILGDVGVNALLFGVALVTSFFLFRDGDRLLEQLRRILQGLLGERVDGYFNAVGDTTRAVVYGLLLAATAQGLMAGLGYWVAGVKAPVFWGAATAVIALIPFGAPLVWGSIGLWLLLQGQLGAGIGLLLWGGLAVSWIDNLVRPMVISGVADIPFLLVLFGVMGGLAAFGLIGLFVGPVVLAVLLALWREWAAVIEPAAAGR, from the coding sequence ATGCCCGAAAGAACCACGCCGCGCTGGCTGCACCGCACCGTGGTGGCCGGCCTGCTCGGGGCGTTGCTGCTGGTCGGCTTCGTGGTGATGCGGCCGTTCCTGGTCTCGATCGCCTGGGCGGCGATCCTGGTCTACGTCTCGTGGCCGCTGCATGTGCGCACGCTGGCGCTGCTGCGTGGCCACCGCGCCTGGGCTGCGCTGGCGATGAGCGGCGTGCTGACGCTGACGCTGGGCGTGACGCTGCTGTGGCTGGGCCTGCTGCTGCGCGGCGAGCTGATCCTGGCCTTCCGCGAGGTCACCGCCCTGCTGCAGACCGGCCCGCACCTGCCCGAGCCGATCGCCCGCATCCCGCTGCTCGGCCCGTGGCTGCAGGAGCGCCTGGCCGAGTTCGGCGGCGACCGTGCCGCGCTCAAGCTGCAGCTGACCGAGCTGGCCGAACAGTGGGCCGGCCGCACGCTGCGCATCCTCGGCGACGTCGGCGTCAACGCGCTGCTGTTCGGCGTCGCGCTGGTGACGTCGTTCTTCCTGTTCCGCGATGGCGACCGCCTGCTCGAGCAGCTGCGCCGCATCCTGCAGGGCCTGCTCGGCGAGCGGGTCGACGGCTATTTCAATGCCGTCGGCGACACCACCCGCGCGGTCGTCTACGGCCTGCTGCTGGCGGCCACGGCGCAAGGCCTGATGGCCGGGCTGGGCTATTGGGTGGCGGGCGTGAAGGCGCCGGTGTTCTGGGGCGCGGCCACCGCGGTGATCGCGCTGATCCCGTTCGGCGCGCCGCTGGTGTGGGGCTCGATCGGGCTGTGGCTGCTGCTGCAGGGCCAGCTCGGCGCGGGCATCGGCCTGCTGCTGTGGGGCGGGCTGGCGGTGAGCTGGATCGACAACCTGGTGCGGCCGATGGTCATCAGCGGCGTCGCCGACATCCCCTTCCTGCTGGTGCTGTTCGGCGTGATGGGCGGGCTGGCGGCGTTCGGCCTGATCGGGCTGTTCGTCGGCCCGGTGGTGCTGGCCGTGCTGCTGGCGCTGTGGCGCGAGTGGGCCGCGGTGATCGAGCCCGCCGCGGCGGGCCGCTAG
- a CDS encoding nucleotide pyrophosphohydrolase, giving the protein MSAPLDVAGLQARLRVFSDERGWEPYQTPKNLAMAMVVEAGELVEIFQWMSPEASTRVAGQPAVQQHLSEEIADVLVYLLQIADRCGVDVAQAVERKLRLNAAKYPVGQASASLAAARQLGTDEPS; this is encoded by the coding sequence ATGAGCGCCCCGCTCGACGTGGCCGGCCTGCAGGCGCGCCTGCGGGTGTTCTCCGACGAGCGCGGCTGGGAGCCCTACCAGACGCCCAAGAACCTGGCGATGGCGATGGTGGTCGAGGCCGGCGAGCTGGTCGAGATCTTCCAGTGGATGAGCCCCGAGGCCTCGACCCGCGTGGCCGGGCAGCCCGCCGTGCAGCAGCACCTGAGCGAGGAAATCGCCGACGTGCTGGTCTACCTGCTGCAGATCGCCGACCGCTGCGGCGTCGACGTGGCGCAGGCGGTCGAGCGCAAGCTGCGGCTCAACGCCGCCAAGTACCCGGTCGGCCAGGCCAGCGCCTCGCTGGCCGCGGCGCGCCAGCTCGGCACCGATGAGCCGTCATGA